In a single window of the Salvelinus alpinus chromosome 15, SLU_Salpinus.1, whole genome shotgun sequence genome:
- the LOC139540350 gene encoding neuronal cell adhesion molecule-like isoform X3: protein MERTRARATVFLMLFLGNLGNALEVPLDPKVLEGLPQPPTITHQSPKDYIIDPRENIVIHCDAKGKPHPSFSWTRNGTHFDIDQDPKVTMRPHSGTLVVDISGEKVESYEGVYQCTARNEHGTAVSNNIVIRQSRSPLWSKERNEPIIVQEGVSLVLQCRPPAGLPPPIIFWMDINFQRLPQSSRVSQALNGDLHFSNVLTEDSRNDYICYARFPHTQTIQQKQPITVTVLNLDAINETVAALYNETDFLSDGSAEERRPTFLIPSGSSSSKMVLRGQVLELECIAEGLPTPEVSWSKVSGEFPAKRTSFLHFQKTLRIVDVSEADAGEYRCTARNRLASVHHTIRVTVKAAPYWISTPRNLVLAPRERGNMICRASGTPKPTITWAMNGIPIENSPKDPSRKVEGDTIIFEEVQTGSSAVYQCNASNEYGYLLSNAFVNVLSETPRVLTPANKVYQVIRNTHALLDCSSFGSPIPKITWFKDSRSSTLDGDPYVLHENGTLEIHVAQAVNSGKYTCVARNSLGISENHVYLEVKEPTRILKQPEYKVVQSNMNVVFECKVKHDPSLIPTMTWVKDNGELPDDERFLVDSDSLTITDVTEDDAGTYTCIMTTTLDQDSASAELTVVEQPDPPTDLELTDQKPRSVQLTWIPGDEHNSPIYMFLIQYADSLHHHGHWHNLTLVPGSKTTAHLKLSPYVHYAFRVLALNAVGFSNPSLPSRMYKTNPSAPDENPSGVDGFGTEHDNLVISWKPMSGHQANGPGLQYKVMWRQKDVDKEWTSVTVANVSKFMVSGTPTFTPYEVQVQAINDYGIGPEPAVVTGHSGEDLPMQAPDNVQVLVLNSSLAEVHWEPVPPKTVRGRLKGYKVYYWRERSLHKHNPHHVEQQVLTFSGNKSHGMLPGLQPYSLYLFNVRVFNGKGEGPASSNQQFETPEGVPGRPSFLRITKPSLDSLTLEWGPPYDRNGRLTGYTLKYQTVNISNVLGPVEELALPANETTVTLFNLKYSTRYKFYFNAKTGQGAGPVVTEEAATIMDEGNAQPSPPVARSPPTHLPFHKVHPAAPAFGNVSSSVGEDGTLISWEYWGAEKNVYVEYIVENDNSEEEWQKEYVNGSRAYVLKGLKEGLSYRVRVVAKGHNGQAVLHQSEELLVMIPAMAARQVDIATQGWFICLMCAIALLILVLLIICFIQRNKGGKYPVKEKEDAHTDPEFQPMKEDDCTFGEYSDTEDHKPLKGSRTPSNGTVHRDNSDDSLVDYGGDGGDGQFNEDGSFIGQYSGKSSARDTAGGHESSEAPSPVNTSAMNSFV from the exons ATGGAGAGGACGAGGGCGAGAGCAACAGTGTTCCTGATGCTGTTCCTGGGTAACCTCGGCAACGCTCTGGAGGTCCCGCTAGATC CTAAAGTTCTGGAAGGAT TGCCGCAGCCACCAACCATTACCCACCAGTCTCCCAAGGATTACATCATCGACCCTCGGGAGAACATCGTCATCCACTGTGATGCCAAGGGGAAGCCGCatcccag CTTTTCGTGGACCAGGAACGGGACCCACTTTGACATTGACCAGGACCCCAAGGTCACAATGCGACCCCACTCTGGCACCCTGGTGGTGGACATCAGTGGAGAGAAGGTTGAGTCATATGAGGGGGTGTACCAGTGTACGGCCAGGAACGAACATGGGACTGCAGTATCAAACAATATCGTCATCAGACAGTCCA GGTCCCCCTTGTGGTCGAAGGAAAGAAACGAGCCGATCATCGTTCAGGAGGGCGTGTCTCTGGTGCTACAGTGCCGGCCCCCTGCCGGCCTGCCCCCACCCATCATCTTCTGGATGGACATCA aCTTCCAGAGGCTGCCTCAGAGCAGCCGTGTGTCCCAGGCGTTGAACGGAGACCTGCACTTCTCCAACGTCCTGACGGAGGACTCGAGGAACGACTACATCTGTTACGCCCGCTTCCCTCACACACAGACCATCCAGCAGAAACAACCCATCACCGTCACAGTGCTCAACC TGGATGCAATCAATGAGACTGTTGCTGCTTTATACAATGAAACTGATTTTCTTAGTG ATGGCTCggcggaggagaggagacccaCCTTCCTGATTCCGTCTGGCTCCAGCAGCTCCAagatggtgctgagaggacaggtCCTGGAGCTGGAGTGTATCGCTGAGGGACT ACCCACTCCAGAGGTGTCATGGAGTAAGGTGAGCGGGGAGTTCCCTGCCAAGCGGACCTCCTTCCTGCACTTCCAGAAGACACTGCGTATCGTTGACGTGTCTGAGGCGGACGCCGGAGAGTACcgctgcaccgcccgcaaccgcctGGCCTCCGTACACCACACCATCCGCGTCACCGTCAAAG CGGCCCCGTACTGGATCAGTACCCCCAGAAACCTGGTGCTGGCTCCCAGGGAGAGGGGTAATATGATCTGCAGGGCCAGTGGTACCCCCAAACCCACCATCACCTGGGCCATGAACGGAATCCCCATAGAAA ATTCACCTAAGGACCCTAGTAGGAAGGTGGAGGGTGACACCATCATCTTCGAGGAAGTCCAGACTGGATCCAGTGCAGTCTACCAGTGCAACGCCTCCAATGAATATGGATATCTGCTGTCCAATGCCTTCGTCAACGTTCTCT CTGAAACACCCAGAGTCCTGACTCCAGCTAACAAGGTCTACCAGGTGATCAGGAACACCCACGCCTTACTGGACTGTTCCTCCTTCGGCTCGCCCATCCCCAAAATAACATG GTTTAAGGACAGCAGGTCCAGCACCCTGGACGGGGACCCCTACGTGCTGCATGAGAACGGGACTCTGGAGATACATGTGGCCCAGGCCGTCAACAGTGGGAAGTACACTTGTGTGGCCAGGAACTCTCTGGGCATCTCTGAGAACCACGTCTATCTTGAGGTCAAAG AGCCCACGCGTATCCTGAAGCAGCCGGAGTACAAGGTGGTGCAGAGCAACATGAACGTGGTGTTTGAGTGTAAAGTAAAACAcgacccctccctcatccctacCATGACCTGGGTCAAAGACAACGGAGAACTACCCGACGACGAGAG GTTTCTGGTGGACTCTGACAGCCTGACCATAACCGACGTGACAGAGGATGATGCAGGAACTTACACCTGCATCATGACCACCACTCTGGACCAGGACTCTGCTAGCGCTGAGCTCACCGTTGTCG AACAACCAGACCCTCCTACTGACCTGGAGCTGACAGACCAGAAGCCCAGGAGTGTCCAGCTCACCTGGATACCCGGAGACGAACACAACAGCCCTATTTaca tgtttCTGATCCAATACGCAGACTCTCTCCACCACCATGGCCACTGGCACAACCTGACCCTAGTTCCGGGCTCTAAGACCACGGCCCACCTTAAGCTGTCTCCTTATGTCCACTACGCCTTCCGAGTCCTGGCCCTCAATGCCGTGGGCTTCTCCAACCCCTCATTGCCCTCCCGCATGTACAAGACCAACCCTTCAG ctcCTGATGAGAACCCCAGTGGAGTTGATGGCTTTGGAACGGAACACGACAACCTTGTGATCTCATGGAAG CCAATGTCAGGTCACCAGGCCAACGGACCAGGCCTGCAGTACAAGGTGATGTGGAGACAGAAGGACGTGGACAAGGAGTGGACGTCAGTGACCGTGGCTAACGTCTCCAAGTTCATGGTCTCTGGCACGCCCACCTTCACACCCTACGAGGTCCAGGTTCAAGCCATCAACGACTACGGGATTGGACCTGAGCCAGCTGTGGTCACCGGACACTCCGGGGAGGACT TGCCGATGCAGGCACCAGACAATGTCCAGGTTCTAGTGTTGAACAGCAGTCTGGCTGAGGTGCACTGGGAGCCTGTCCCACCTAAGACAGTACGGGGACGTCTTAAGGgatacaag GTGTACTACTGGCGCGAGCGGAGCCTCCACAAACACAACCCACACCATGTGGAGCAGCAGGTCCTGACCTTCAGTGGGAACAAGAGTCATGGCATGCTTCCCGGCCTGCAGCCCTACAGCCTCTACCTGTTCAACGTCAGGGTCTTCAACGGCAAGGGGGAGGGCCCCGCCAGCTCCAACCAGCAGTTCGAGACCCCTGAGGGAG TCCCTGGGCGGCCATCTTTCCTGAGGATCACCAAGCCTAGCCTGGACTCTCTCACTCTGGAGTGGGGCCCTCCCTACGACCGCAACGGACGCCTCACCGGCTACACCCTGAAATATCAGACAG TCAATATCTCCAACGTGCTGGGTCCGGTGGAGGAGCTGGCCCTGCCAGCCAACGAGACCACCGTCACTCTCTTTAACCTCAAGTACAGCACGCGTTACAAGTTTTATTTCAATGCCAAAACAGGCCAGGGAGCAGGGCCTGTCGTTACAGAGGAAGCCGCCACTATCATGGATGAAG GGAACGCCCAACCCTCACCTCCCGTAGCACGGTCTCCTCCGACACACCTCCCATTCCACAAGG TGCATCCAGCGGCTCCGGCATTCGGGAACGTTAGCTCTTCCGTGGGAGAGGACGGAACGCTGATCAGTTGGGAATACTGGGGAGCGGAAAAAAATGTTTACGTAGAATATATAGTAGAGAACGATAACA GTGAAGAGGAGTGGCAGAAAGAGTATGTAAATGGCTCTCGGGCCTATGTGCTGAAGGGCTTAAAGGAGGGCCTGTCCTATAGGGTGCGCGTGGTCGCCAAGGGTCACAACGGCCAAGCGGTGCTCCACCAATCAGAAGAGCTTTTGGTGATGATTCCAG CTATGGCAGCCCGACAGGTGGACATTGCTACTCAGGGCTGGTTCATCTGCCTGATGTGTGCcatcgctctcctcatcctcgttCTCCTCATCATCTGCTTCATACAGAGAAACAAGGGAGGAAAATACCCAG TGAAAGAAAAGGAGGACGCGCACACAGACCCAGAGTTCCAGCCCATGAAAGAGGATGACTGTACTTTCGGGGAATACAG